One genomic segment of Candidatus Neomarinimicrobiota bacterium includes these proteins:
- a CDS encoding PD40 domain-containing protein, which produces MSRYLFMAAVLTLSSTPLLQGQQRRYNHPELEWRTITTEHFTVTYHDGVERSAKRVAKIAEEIYEPVTFLYDHQPDNPVRFIVQDTDDISNGAAYFYENKIIIWALPMDYDLRGTHNWLRDVVTHEFTHIVSMQAAMRFKRNLPAFYFQWFTYEDELRNDVVRGFPNGVVSYPYSGLTTPLWFAEGVAQYNTRSLRYDHWDSHRDMLLRERALNGSLLSLDDMAVFGKSGIANESVYNQGYSFVSYLADRFGEQSLNKIARALSSKFPVSISGAIKKATGVRGDKVYDDWKREISRNYDRDTKVIRDNELRGEKISRGGTANLFPEWSPDGKSIVYLSNRGKDYFTQTDLYIYDTKSGGSKKIASAVQSSASWSPDGEKIVYGRIAKPDKRGSTYFDLYQFDIQTEKEKRLTYGSRGRYPVHSPDGKKIAFVSSEDGSSMLMIYDTASGEINELTRFDEIRQVYKLDWSPDGNRLLFETSTGNGRDIATINSDGSGFRLLVNSPADERHPVFSPDGKQIYFASDRTGIYNIYSLDVERGETKQWTNVTGGAFMPSVTQENSLAYSEFSGRGYKLFLLNLKEEVNEENSVYRTGYVDEIPIAEYDQNQVPDYDTDEYERTFSTMFFLPRIMIDYGTVKLGGYFFSSELLDKLSFIGGGAINSNSDFDTFLRFDYNSLTPNIFLEVYGISQNVEDSLVIPGQSTPLDIKFNLIEVSPGMTFFRGEKDNFTFRFRFSLYSATQIGFPKLDDGTFGKFSFGYDYFIGRAFSLEWMRESVFRSSKGYIARDKGMSWNLSYSYKLDKFITGFARNKDFGTFEEVYDPFNYHQIDVRIDKYFGMPAKSALALNIDAGYISDSVVDFLYYFGGGLLGMKGYSYYSIGGERKLIGTTTLKVPVIKDINKTFLNLYFRDLYGGLFFQYGNAWIGDARINEFKRTVGYTIRLGAFSFYAFPTAFEFQGAYGLDKFTGSNGEKRGGEWKYYFTLLFDFL; this is translated from the coding sequence GTGTCCCGCTATCTATTCATGGCAGCCGTTTTAACGCTGTCATCGACTCCACTGCTTCAGGGACAGCAGCGAAGATATAATCATCCGGAGCTGGAGTGGAGGACGATAACGACGGAGCACTTTACCGTAACCTATCACGATGGAGTCGAACGTTCGGCAAAAAGGGTCGCGAAGATAGCGGAGGAGATCTACGAGCCGGTTACGTTTCTTTATGATCATCAACCTGATAATCCGGTCCGGTTCATTGTTCAGGATACTGACGATATTTCCAACGGCGCCGCATATTTCTATGAAAATAAGATCATAATCTGGGCATTGCCGATGGACTACGACCTCCGCGGCACTCACAATTGGCTTCGGGACGTTGTGACCCACGAATTTACCCACATCGTATCGATGCAGGCGGCGATGCGATTTAAAAGGAACCTGCCCGCATTTTACTTTCAATGGTTCACTTATGAAGATGAGCTGCGAAACGACGTTGTCAGGGGCTTTCCGAACGGAGTCGTCTCTTATCCGTATTCCGGGTTGACGACGCCGCTCTGGTTCGCGGAGGGGGTTGCGCAATATAACACAAGGAGCCTCCGGTACGACCATTGGGACTCCCACAGGGATATGCTGCTGCGGGAAAGGGCGCTTAACGGGTCACTGCTCAGCCTTGATGATATGGCCGTTTTCGGCAAGAGTGGAATCGCAAATGAAAGTGTGTATAATCAGGGCTACTCTTTCGTCAGTTATCTTGCGGATAGGTTTGGGGAGCAATCGCTGAATAAAATTGCGCGCGCCCTCTCGTCTAAATTTCCGGTTTCGATATCAGGGGCTATAAAAAAGGCGACAGGAGTCAGGGGAGACAAAGTGTACGATGATTGGAAGAGGGAAATAAGTCGGAATTACGACCGGGATACAAAAGTGATCCGCGATAATGAATTGAGGGGTGAGAAGATAAGCCGGGGCGGAACCGCAAACCTTTTTCCGGAATGGTCTCCCGACGGAAAGAGCATTGTGTATCTATCTAATAGAGGAAAAGACTACTTTACGCAGACAGACCTGTATATTTACGACACGAAATCCGGCGGTTCAAAGAAAATAGCTTCAGCAGTGCAATCTTCGGCTTCATGGTCTCCCGACGGGGAAAAGATCGTGTACGGCAGAATCGCAAAACCGGATAAACGGGGTTCGACGTACTTTGATCTTTATCAGTTTGATATTCAGACAGAGAAGGAGAAAAGGCTCACTTATGGAAGCAGAGGGAGATATCCTGTTCATTCGCCTGACGGGAAGAAGATCGCTTTTGTCAGCAGTGAGGACGGCTCAAGCATGTTAATGATCTACGACACGGCGAGCGGGGAAATAAATGAACTGACCCGCTTCGATGAAATAAGGCAGGTGTATAAACTTGACTGGTCGCCTGATGGAAACAGACTCCTGTTCGAGACATCAACAGGAAACGGAAGAGATATAGCGACAATTAACAGCGATGGAAGCGGGTTCAGGCTGCTCGTAAACTCACCCGCGGACGAACGACATCCTGTCTTTTCGCCGGACGGTAAACAGATCTATTTCGCTTCCGACCGAACGGGAATTTATAACATATACTCACTTGACGTGGAGAGAGGGGAGACGAAACAGTGGACTAACGTGACGGGCGGAGCGTTCATGCCCTCCGTAACGCAGGAAAACAGTTTAGCATATTCCGAGTTTTCCGGCAGAGGCTACAAACTCTTTTTGCTGAATCTTAAAGAAGAGGTCAACGAAGAGAACTCGGTCTATCGTACGGGCTATGTGGACGAGATACCGATTGCGGAATACGACCAGAATCAGGTGCCGGATTACGATACAGATGAATATGAACGGACATTTTCGACCATGTTTTTTCTTCCACGGATCATGATCGATTACGGTACGGTAAAGTTAGGAGGGTACTTCTTCTCGAGTGAACTTCTCGACAAACTGAGTTTTATAGGAGGAGGTGCGATAAACAGCAACTCGGATTTCGACACTTTTTTGAGATTCGATTATAACAGCCTCACTCCTAACATCTTTTTGGAGGTATATGGAATTTCACAAAACGTGGAGGATTCGCTGGTTATTCCCGGTCAATCGACCCCGCTCGACATTAAGTTCAACCTGATTGAGGTATCTCCCGGGATGACTTTTTTCAGGGGGGAAAAGGACAACTTTACGTTCCGGTTCCGTTTCAGTCTTTATTCCGCAACGCAGATAGGTTTTCCGAAATTAGATGACGGGACTTTCGGCAAATTCTCCTTCGGTTACGATTACTTCATAGGCAGAGCCTTCAGCCTCGAATGGATGAGAGAATCGGTTTTCCGGAGCTCAAAGGGTTATATAGCACGAGATAAAGGAATGAGTTGGAATCTGTCTTACAGCTATAAGCTCGATAAATTTATAACCGGTTTCGCCCGGAACAAAGATTTCGGAACGTTCGAGGAGGTTTATGACCCTTTCAATTATCATCAGATAGACGTGCGAATCGATAAGTATTTCGGGATGCCGGCTAAAAGCGCTCTTGCGTTGAATATAGATGCAGGTTATATTTCCGATAGCGTTGTGGACTTCCTTTACTACTTTGGAGGAGGGTTGCTTGGGATGAAGGGATACTCCTATTATAGTATCGGAGGCGAGAGAAAACTGATAGGGACTACGACGTTGAAAGTCCCTGTTATAAAGGACATTAACAAGACCTTTTTAAACCTTTACTTTAGGGATTTATACGGTGGGTTATTCTTCCAATACGGAAATGCCTGGATAGGAGATGCACGGATAAATGAGTTCAAAAGGACAGTCGGTTATACGATCAGGCTCGGGGCGTTTTCCTTCTATGCATTCCCTACCGCATTCGAGTTTCAAGGCGCTTACGGTCTCGATAAATTCACGGGCTCCAACGGTGAGAAAAGAGGCGGAGAGTGGAAGTACTACTTCACGCTTCTCTTTGATTTTCTCTAA
- a CDS encoding T9SS type A sorting domain-containing protein, which translates to MSGMRIAQVELKISLIAFLCILYIPGQTIASEGAKFNLPKRLQHNVRKYFVGSSVKIAAIRVEFPEDQEEGTTGNGRFDLSDTDTLQFDPPPHNKRYFKAHIHALSNYYANISHGSVQIDTGSSRLFPEGEEDSYQLANPMRYYSPKIDEATDDNRLALLFFESVTAAAPDVDYNAYDCVTIFHAGVGKDFTFQLDLTPFDIPSAYLDSDFLRDNLSAEEYSQLRSLGVERGLILPETQTQEGFNIALNGTFALLFGSFLGIPSLWDTDTGNPGIGKWGLMDQGSNNMDGAVPARPSVFTRMFMGWENPVPIRSGSGLQLFAFSDLIIDSMYFSYKIPISSNEYFLIENRRKKRTAADNEGFERIIVGQDTAYVEFDPAGSGVIVRAVEYDAGIPGSGLLIWHIDERVVNEKYSTNRINTDINNRGVALEEGDGSEDIGHEFGFLEPGGGSEVGTPWDAFYARNPAWYFQNPDWTPDADSTVAFTGETNPNSRSNRGGATGISITKISMPGSVMRFDLSSDFLAEGFPLYLGSAAGSNSPAVADLDGDGEKEILIGMPDGTVHGWTVHADKPPSVYMGGEDYEYLISVRGDTLSRERVGVFAGVPDSIAASLTVGDLYGDGVLEVVALTVEGRVILYEPTEGETADNRADSVWSVQLDDRFTTTPAIFNGQIFIGGSNSGISVLNSTGGLVQTINPGEKINSISITDAGIVNGSMDRIVSGSLYGEGVKIISLSTEGMLTVSNTGLIDLPGEPALYEYQLGDSVLSYPALADIDADGELELIITGNNKLWAFNGNLTLVENFPVTVNAQNPVGFIESSPVVGDVDGDGFPDIVFGASDGLVYGFHGDGTPVDGFPLSTGGSVSSTPVIDDIIPGGAMEVVVASDDGYLYMWSVGKEFSGEPALPWPTFAGNNERTNYAPLSTFTPPAAGSELMEKAKVFAYPNPAEGNETRIRYFVNDVSRVDIMIFDMAGEYLTTLVNSSIIRNEYNESIWDVRTVSSGIYLARVSAIGDDGSSASKVIKIAVVK; encoded by the coding sequence ATGAGCGGAATGCGGATCGCTCAGGTGGAACTGAAAATATCCCTGATAGCGTTTTTATGTATCCTTTATATCCCGGGACAGACGATTGCCTCCGAAGGAGCAAAATTCAATTTACCGAAGAGGCTTCAACATAATGTAAGGAAATATTTCGTCGGTTCATCGGTTAAAATAGCGGCAATCAGGGTGGAATTCCCCGAAGACCAGGAAGAGGGTACAACAGGAAATGGTCGCTTCGACCTCTCTGATACCGATACGCTGCAATTCGACCCGCCTCCGCACAACAAGAGATATTTTAAGGCGCATATACATGCGTTATCGAATTATTACGCAAATATATCACACGGCAGCGTGCAGATAGATACCGGATCGTCGAGGCTCTTTCCCGAAGGAGAGGAGGACTCGTATCAACTTGCCAATCCGATGCGTTACTACAGTCCGAAAATTGATGAGGCGACCGACGATAACAGATTGGCATTACTGTTTTTCGAGTCTGTAACCGCAGCGGCGCCTGACGTAGATTACAATGCGTATGACTGCGTGACTATCTTCCACGCGGGGGTCGGTAAAGACTTCACTTTTCAACTCGACCTGACTCCTTTTGACATTCCCTCAGCGTATCTCGATTCGGATTTTCTCAGGGATAACCTTTCCGCAGAGGAGTATAGCCAGCTGCGATCGCTCGGGGTGGAACGGGGACTGATACTACCGGAAACACAGACCCAGGAGGGGTTCAATATTGCTCTTAACGGAACTTTTGCCCTTCTATTCGGGAGCTTTCTCGGTATTCCGTCGCTCTGGGACACAGACACCGGCAATCCGGGAATAGGAAAATGGGGGCTGATGGACCAGGGTTCGAATAACATGGACGGCGCCGTACCCGCTCGTCCGAGCGTATTCACACGGATGTTCATGGGCTGGGAGAATCCGGTTCCTATCAGGTCCGGTTCCGGTCTACAGCTGTTTGCGTTCAGCGATCTCATCATCGACAGCATGTACTTCAGTTATAAGATCCCGATTAGTTCGAATGAATATTTTCTGATTGAAAACAGGAGAAAGAAAAGGACTGCCGCCGATAACGAAGGATTTGAACGAATAATAGTCGGACAGGATACGGCTTACGTTGAGTTCGATCCCGCGGGAAGCGGCGTGATAGTCAGAGCAGTGGAATACGACGCCGGAATTCCCGGTTCCGGACTGCTGATATGGCATATAGATGAAAGGGTGGTTAACGAGAAATATTCAACGAACAGGATCAATACCGATATCAACAACAGAGGTGTAGCTCTTGAAGAAGGTGACGGTTCGGAGGATATCGGACACGAGTTCGGTTTTCTTGAGCCGGGTGGTGGTTCGGAAGTCGGAACTCCCTGGGACGCATTTTATGCGCGTAACCCGGCATGGTATTTCCAGAATCCGGATTGGACGCCCGATGCCGATTCGACGGTTGCGTTCACAGGCGAAACGAATCCGAACAGCAGGAGCAACAGGGGGGGAGCGACAGGGATAAGTATTACCAAAATATCAATGCCGGGCAGCGTCATGCGATTCGATCTTTCATCGGATTTTTTGGCGGAAGGATTCCCGCTTTATCTCGGTTCGGCGGCGGGGTCAAACTCTCCCGCCGTAGCTGATCTCGACGGAGACGGAGAAAAAGAAATCCTTATAGGGATGCCGGACGGCACTGTTCACGGCTGGACTGTGCATGCCGACAAGCCTCCTTCGGTTTATATGGGGGGTGAGGATTATGAGTACCTGATATCTGTCAGGGGCGATACGCTGTCGAGGGAGAGGGTCGGAGTATTCGCCGGGGTTCCCGATTCGATAGCTGCGAGCCTGACAGTGGGTGATCTCTATGGTGACGGCGTTCTCGAAGTGGTTGCTCTGACTGTCGAAGGCAGAGTTATTTTGTACGAACCGACTGAAGGAGAGACGGCTGACAATCGAGCCGACAGCGTCTGGTCGGTTCAATTGGACGATAGATTTACAACAACGCCGGCAATCTTCAACGGACAGATTTTTATCGGTGGATCAAACAGCGGAATCTCCGTATTAAATTCAACAGGCGGTCTGGTCCAGACAATAAATCCGGGTGAGAAAATCAACTCTATCTCGATAACCGATGCGGGAATCGTGAACGGGTCGATGGATAGAATCGTCTCAGGATCTCTTTACGGGGAGGGAGTGAAAATCATCTCGCTCTCGACGGAAGGAATGCTCACGGTCAGTAATACGGGGCTGATCGATTTACCCGGAGAACCGGCTCTTTACGAATACCAATTAGGTGATTCGGTTTTGTCGTATCCCGCTCTCGCCGATATAGACGCCGACGGTGAATTGGAGCTGATAATCACGGGCAACAATAAACTCTGGGCGTTCAACGGTAATCTTACACTGGTCGAAAACTTCCCGGTCACCGTAAACGCACAAAATCCGGTCGGATTTATTGAATCCTCGCCTGTAGTCGGGGATGTGGACGGAGACGGATTCCCTGACATAGTTTTCGGGGCGTCCGATGGATTGGTTTACGGATTCCACGGCGACGGAACCCCCGTTGACGGTTTTCCGCTTTCGACAGGAGGAAGCGTGAGTTCAACGCCGGTAATTGACGATATAATTCCGGGGGGAGCGATGGAGGTAGTGGTCGCAAGCGATGACGGTTACCTTTATATGTGGTCGGTGGGAAAGGAATTTTCAGGGGAACCGGCTCTACCATGGCCCACGTTCGCCGGAAATAACGAACGGACGAATTATGCTCCTCTATCTACGTTTACTCCGCCCGCAGCGGGTTCGGAGCTGATGGAGAAGGCGAAAGTCTTTGCATATCCGAATCCCGCCGAGGGGAACGAAACGAGGATCAGGTACTTCGTGAACGATGTCAGCCGGGTTGACATAATGATCTTCGACATGGCGGGAGAGTACTTGACGACTCTCGTAAACAGTTCGATTATCCGGAACGAGTACAACGAGAGCATCTGGGACGTTAGAACCGTTTCGAGCGGAATATATTTAGCGCGTGTGAGCGCAATCGGCGACGATGGAAGCAGCGCCTCGAAAGTGATTAAAATCGCCGTTGTGAAATGA
- a CDS encoding PorV/PorQ family protein — MTKSLKLALASVILTFGTTNLYPQSEAGAPFLLIAPGARASAMGEANVAIAEDAVGGFYNPAGIAWSKGRQLSFMRSKWLPGLVDDISYNFVGYRQHIEGLGSVGGHLIYMDLGEQIRTGENSPDEIDRFQSFMLAIAGTYGADLSESSTIGVTVKFVHQNLAPFGAGKEQGKGTSSSFAFDVGYLGRDKFINGLDLGIALANIGPKIKFIDANQADPMPMNLKVGFAYLIFDGEFNSLQVVYDLNKLLVASYPDRDLNNNDIKGEINVKGEEAHKDPFYRAIITSWTDDSAELEWQEVIHNVGMEYWYSGLVALRAGFFRDYYLRDEEDGVAIMKTLGIGIRYGNYGFDFGYVDGPKGHPITNTMRFSLNMSF; from the coding sequence ATGACGAAAAGTCTAAAATTAGCCCTTGCTTCAGTTATTCTGACGTTCGGAACAACCAATTTATATCCACAAAGCGAAGCAGGAGCTCCATTTTTATTGATAGCTCCGGGGGCTCGAGCCAGCGCCATGGGTGAGGCAAACGTTGCTATTGCCGAAGACGCGGTAGGCGGATTCTATAATCCGGCAGGCATTGCATGGTCGAAAGGAAGGCAGCTGAGTTTTATGAGGTCGAAATGGCTTCCCGGCCTGGTTGATGACATAAGCTACAACTTTGTCGGTTACCGCCAACATATCGAAGGGCTCGGTTCTGTGGGCGGTCATTTGATATACATGGACCTCGGAGAACAGATAAGAACCGGCGAAAACTCGCCTGACGAGATAGACAGGTTTCAATCGTTTATGCTCGCTATAGCAGGCACGTACGGCGCTGACTTAAGCGAATCCTCAACCATCGGCGTTACAGTAAAATTCGTTCATCAGAATCTGGCGCCGTTCGGAGCGGGAAAGGAGCAGGGAAAAGGCACCTCGTCTTCCTTTGCATTTGACGTCGGCTATCTGGGCCGTGACAAGTTCATAAACGGACTTGATCTCGGTATAGCTCTCGCCAACATAGGACCGAAAATTAAATTTATTGATGCTAATCAGGCTGATCCGATGCCGATGAACCTCAAGGTGGGATTTGCATATCTCATTTTTGACGGTGAGTTTAATTCTCTTCAGGTCGTGTACGATTTGAATAAGCTGCTCGTTGCCTCTTATCCCGATCGCGACCTCAACAACAACGATATAAAGGGTGAGATAAACGTCAAAGGGGAAGAAGCCCATAAAGATCCGTTCTACAGAGCCATAATTACTTCATGGACGGACGATTCAGCTGAGCTGGAATGGCAGGAGGTTATCCATAACGTCGGAATGGAATACTGGTATTCGGGGCTGGTGGCGCTAAGGGCCGGTTTCTTCAGAGATTATTATCTACGCGACGAGGAAGATGGCGTCGCTATTATGAAAACCTTAGGGATTGGAATAAGGTATGGTAATTATGGGTTTGATTTCGGCTACGTGGACGGCCCGAAGGGTCATCCGATTACCAATACGATGCGTTTTAGTCTAAATATGAGCTTTTAG
- a CDS encoding SpoIIE family protein phosphatase, which yields MSKKQTDRKYLEERRQDLNDLFEVSHRLSSLTSYEAIVEQVLLSLMGRLMIQKSACLLIAGEEELELIKAKGLEGVDDGMIVGYADLPEVFSSVEEMEEGDPLRKFLSEQKLEVIFPMVRKGELMGVLAFGKRLSGGGYEKDEISYISSLLSLSASAIENALVLSEINIINRGLDRKNQELQTLFELGKELNSTLNQETIVSQFGYALMGQLMVGRFILYLKSEGLLEIFHNKGFSSSHIESLAPHLDAVAEISEPVLINEHQNDWQKAFRSAGVAAMIPLTIQGENKGTLCLEQRKGKDPLTDADLQLLYTMGGQVIISLENARLFDESLEKQRLQEELNLAREIQQGLLTSDFELDGGWVIYGRNVPSREVGGDYFDVIKMEDGRIGVAIADVSGKGAGASLLMSNLQASLRALINVEPDLGLLVKRINKILYENTSADKFITFFIGIIDPVSRKLTFCNAGHNPPLMFSNAGKVRQLEEGGLIIGILDDAEYETESVDLAAGDKIVMYTDGITEAENDSDEEFGESRLITYVQANLSKNPEELVNSIIDEVKKFAPDISSQDDVTLLVLEA from the coding sequence ATGTCCAAAAAGCAAACAGACAGAAAATATCTCGAAGAGCGGAGGCAGGACCTCAACGATCTATTCGAAGTAAGCCATAGGCTGAGCTCGCTGACAAGCTATGAAGCGATCGTAGAACAAGTTCTGCTCTCCCTGATGGGAAGACTGATGATCCAGAAGTCGGCATGCCTGCTTATCGCCGGCGAAGAGGAATTAGAGCTGATTAAAGCGAAGGGACTCGAAGGTGTTGATGACGGGATGATAGTAGGATACGCAGATCTGCCGGAGGTTTTCAGCAGCGTGGAAGAAATGGAAGAGGGTGATCCTTTAAGAAAATTTCTTTCGGAACAGAAATTAGAGGTCATTTTCCCGATGGTTAGAAAAGGAGAGTTGATGGGGGTTCTCGCTTTCGGAAAGAGGCTTTCCGGAGGGGGGTATGAAAAGGACGAAATCAGCTACATCTCTTCGTTGCTCTCGCTGTCAGCGTCCGCAATAGAAAACGCTCTCGTATTAAGCGAGATAAACATCATAAATAGAGGACTCGACAGGAAAAACCAGGAGCTCCAGACGCTTTTTGAACTCGGTAAAGAGTTGAATTCCACCCTGAATCAGGAGACTATCGTCAGTCAGTTCGGATACGCTCTGATGGGGCAATTGATGGTTGGAAGGTTCATCTTATATCTGAAATCGGAGGGATTACTCGAGATATTCCATAACAAGGGATTCAGCTCGAGCCATATTGAGAGTTTAGCCCCGCATCTTGATGCAGTTGCCGAAATTTCCGAACCAGTACTTATCAATGAACATCAAAACGATTGGCAAAAAGCGTTTCGTTCGGCAGGGGTTGCCGCGATGATTCCGTTGACAATCCAGGGGGAGAATAAGGGTACTCTCTGCCTCGAGCAGAGGAAGGGCAAAGACCCGCTGACGGACGCAGACCTGCAATTATTATACACGATGGGAGGTCAGGTCATAATTTCCCTTGAGAACGCCCGTCTCTTCGACGAGTCGCTTGAAAAGCAAAGGCTTCAGGAGGAATTGAATCTCGCAAGGGAAATTCAACAGGGGTTGCTCACGTCGGACTTTGAACTGGACGGAGGCTGGGTGATATACGGCAGAAACGTTCCCAGCAGGGAAGTGGGGGGCGACTATTTCGACGTTATAAAAATGGAAGATGGTCGAATAGGCGTAGCAATAGCGGACGTATCGGGAAAGGGAGCCGGAGCTTCGCTTCTGATGTCTAATTTACAGGCGAGTTTGCGCGCTCTGATAAACGTCGAACCGGACCTCGGACTTCTCGTGAAAAGAATCAATAAGATACTATATGAAAATACGTCTGCCGATAAGTTCATCACATTTTTCATCGGGATAATCGACCCGGTTAGCAGGAAACTAACTTTTTGCAACGCCGGTCATAACCCTCCGTTGATGTTCTCGAACGCCGGGAAAGTGAGACAATTAGAAGAGGGTGGACTGATAATAGGGATTCTCGATGACGCAGAGTATGAAACAGAAAGCGTTGACCTCGCTGCGGGGGACAAAATTGTTATGTATACGGATGGAATCACTGAAGCCGAAAACGATTCGGATGAGGAATTCGGCGAAAGCCGCTTAATCACTTATGTACAGGCGAATTTGTCCAAGAATCCCGAAGAGCTCGTAAATTCGATCATTGATGAAGTTAAGAAATTTGCTCCCGACATCTCCTCTCAGGATGATGTAACGCTGCTCGTCCTTGAAGCGTGA
- a CDS encoding ATP-binding protein: MSDKGFILKIPTQSTNLKIIRDFITDVAEKAGFGEEASCDIALAVDEASTNVIKHAYRGGDDKEITVNVKYDKSKMVITISDSGKGFKPDSVDDFDINEYLKNKKRGGLGVHLIKSTMDEVEFKSEPGEPNSVKMIKYLPDTDS; encoded by the coding sequence TTGTCCGATAAAGGCTTCATATTGAAGATTCCGACTCAGAGCACGAATCTGAAGATAATCCGCGATTTTATCACTGATGTAGCGGAAAAAGCCGGATTCGGAGAAGAGGCGTCATGTGATATCGCCCTTGCGGTGGATGAGGCAAGCACGAACGTCATAAAACACGCTTACCGCGGCGGCGATGATAAGGAAATAACGGTTAACGTAAAGTACGATAAAAGTAAGATGGTCATCACGATATCCGATAGCGGTAAAGGATTCAAACCGGATTCGGTAGATGATTTCGATATAAACGAATATTTGAAGAACAAAAAAAGAGGCGGTTTGGGAGTACACCTGATAAAGAGTACTATGGACGAAGTAGAGTTCAAAAGCGAGCCGGGAGAGCCTAACTCGGTAAAAATGATAAAATACCTGCCCGATACCGATAGCTAA
- a CDS encoding STAS domain-containing protein, with product MQTDISLNKEDKNNITIIHIGGYLDAHTASKFEATFQELSKSGRYKLVLNFKELEYISSAGLGVIMGNIEEIRSHDGDIKLSDMSEKIFRVFDLVGFPSLYDIFDSQEEAESAFEKGE from the coding sequence ATGCAGACAGACATAAGTTTGAACAAAGAAGATAAAAATAATATCACCATAATTCACATCGGGGGATATTTAGACGCGCATACTGCCTCAAAATTCGAGGCAACGTTTCAGGAATTGTCAAAGTCGGGAAGATACAAGCTCGTTCTGAACTTTAAGGAGCTTGAGTATATTTCGAGCGCGGGGCTGGGAGTCATAATGGGAAACATCGAGGAAATACGGAGTCACGACGGTGACATCAAGTTGAGTGATATGAGTGAAAAAATATTCAGAGTATTCGATCTTGTCGGATTTCCAAGCCTGTACGATATCTTCGACTCTCAGGAAGAAGCCGAGTCCGCTTTCGAGAAGGGAGAGTAA